One Natronomonas gomsonensis genomic window, GCTGTCCGCACACCACGTGTTGAGAACGGTCCCGTGGTTGGCGCCGGCGAGGCCGACGAAGCTATCGACCCACGACAGCCGGTTCCGGGCGGCGAGCCAGCAGCGAACGCCGGTGACACCGAGGCTGTGTGCGACGACGTCGACGCTTTCGACGCCAGCGTACTCCCGGACCGACCCGACGAAGGCGTCGAGTTCCTCGACCATCGCCGCGTGACTCGGGGTCCCCTCCCGGAACGTCACCGCCCAGAGGTCGTCGCCGCGGTAGCCCCGCCGGAGGAAGAACTCGGCGTGGCGCTCCCAGTCGCAGGCGTCCCGTTGGTTGCCGTGGACGAACACGATAGGCGTTCGCTCGCTGCCGGGCTCGGTTCCGTGGTACTCGTGGCCCCCCCACCCGCCGTAGGCGTCGTCCGTCGACCACGGGAGGCGTCCGTCGTCGGCACGGTCGTGTTCACACCCCGTCGCACAGCCACCACGACGACGCGCGCGCTTGAGTTCGCGGACGTTACGCAATAGCTCCCGCGAAAACGGCCACCCTTGAGTCGGATTAGCGAGGGACACACTACCAGTACCCGGGGTGGCGCTAAAATATACCCCATCACCGGGACAAATCCTGTGGGAGGGGAAAGCTACTTAACAATGTAATATGTTGCCGCTTTCTCGTGGTTTCGGCCGCCAGCGGTGTGCGCACAGTGCGCACACGCGCGTGCGATTCACGGCCCGTGGGACCGAACTGTAGACGAGATGAGCGAATCAACAGATGCGGAGCCAAAGCGGCCGCAGTTCAGGGGTTGTGCGTTCTGTTATGCCGGCGAGTGGGTCTACTACGGCGCGAAACGGGCTGTCAGACGGGTAGGGGATTCGGGATAGCGGCGGTTCGGCTCCGGTAGACGGGCGTCGATGGCGACCTTGCTATTCGTGGGTCGCTTCGCTCACGTTCCGCTACGAGGTCACCACGGGCGACCTCGCTACTCGCGGGTCGCTTCGCTCCCCGCTCGTCAACCGAGACTCCTCGCGTTGCTCGGAGTCTCGCTACTCCACCACCAACACCGTCGCTTCCCCTGCTTCGAGGACGACGACCTCCTCGCCGCTCTCGGAGCGCTGCTCCTCGACGATGTCGAACATCTCGGCGCCGACGGTGACCGTCTCGCCGCCGAGGTCGAACTCGACGTGCCCCTCCGTCTCCAGTTCGGCCTGCAGTTCGGCGGGGTCGGCCGCTTCCAGTTTTCCGATGACGGCGCCGGCCTGGTCGCGGAAGGCCGGCCCCAGTTCGCTGTGCTCGATGTCCACGTCGACGGGGACGAGTTCGATGTTCGGCCGGCCCTGCTCGATGTAGACGGGGCCGTTGACGGTGTCCGCGAGGTCGTAGGTGTCCAACGGGAGGTCCTCATCGAGGTACACTTCGATGCGGTCGAGGTCGGCGTTCAGGGGCTTCCCCTCGTCGGATTTCCAGCCACGAACCGTGGCCGCGACCTTTGCGATGAGTTCGCCCCGGCGTTCGGTTTCGGCGTCGCCCTCGGGCAACTCGGGCCAGTCGGCGTTGTGGACGCTCCCATCGGTCGGGAGATGGCTCCACGCCTCCTCGGTGATGAACGGCGCAAAGGGCGAGAGCATCCGCAGGGAGGCGGTCAAGGCGGTGTACAGCGCGTGTTGGGCGGCCTTCCGCTCGCCGGGTCGCCCCTCGTACAGTCGGCCCTTCACGAGTTCGAGGTAGTCGTCGGCGAGGTCGTGCCAGACGAACTCCCGGACCTCACGCAGGGCGCTGTCGAAGCGGTATTCGTCCATGTCCTCGGCGACCGAGTCGGCGACGCGGGCGCACTTCGAGAGAATCCACTCGTCGGCGTCCCGGTAGGCGGGGTCGGTGATGTCCGCCGTCGACTCGTCGACGTGGCCGGAGGCGAACTTCGTGATGTTCCAGACCTTCGTCTGGAAGCGACTCGCGGAGGTGACCTCCTTCCACTGGAACTGGATGTCGCTGCCGGGTTGGCCGCCGAGCGCCATCGCCTGCCGGAAGGCGTCGGCGCCGTACTCTTCGACGACCTCCTCGGGTTGGACGAAGTTGTCGCGGGATTTGGACATCTTGTTGCCGTCCTCGCCGAACACCATCCCGTTGATGAGGGCCTCCTCCCACGGAGTCGTGTCCTCGAGGGCGGCCGTCCGGAGGATGGTGTAAAACGCCCACGTCCGGATGATGTCGTGGCCCTGCTCGCGCAGTTGGACGGGTTCGAAGTCGGCGTCGGGCCAGCCAGCGACGTACAGCGGAGAAATCGACGAATCCATCCACGTGTCCATCACGTCGGTTTCGCCGGTCCACGACTCGCCACCGCACTCGATACAGGTCTCGACGGCCGGGTCCTCCGTCGTCGGGTCGACCGGAACGTCCTCGCCGTCGGCGATGTGGACGTGCCCGCAGTCGTCACATTCCCAGGCCGGAATCGGCGTCGCGAAGACGCGCTGTCGGGAGATGACCCAGTCCCACTCCATCCCTTCTGTCCACTCTTCGAGTCGACTGTACATGTGCTCGGGGAACCACTCGACGGCCTGGGCCTTCTCCAGAATCTCCTCTTGGTTGACGGTGACGAACCACTGCTCTTTCGAGAGGATTTCGATTGGCGTATCACAGCGCCAACACTGGCCGACGGACTGTTCGGTCGGCTCTTCGTCGTTGAGGTGGCCGGATTTCTGCAGGGCGGTCGCGATGGCGTCTTTCGCCTCGTCGATGGCCAGCCCCTCGAACTCGCCGGCGAGTTCGTTGAGTTTACCGTCTTCGGTGAACACCGGCCGCAAATCGAGGTCGTGTTCGACCCACCAGTCGACGTCCTGTTTGTCGCCGAACGTACAAATCATCACGGCGCCGGTCCCGAAGTCGCCGTCGACGTCGTCGTCGGCGATGAGCTCGACTTCTTGGCCGAACAGCGGCACCTCGAAGGTGTCGCCGATGCGGTCTTCGTAGCGCTCGTCGTCGGGGTCGACGGCCATCGAGACACACGCCGCGAGCAGTTCGGGGCGGGTGGTCGCGATTTCGATGTCGTCGTTGCCGACGCCGTCGAAGGTGATGTAGTACAGCGTCCCCTCGTGGTCTTCGTTTTCGACCTCGGCGTCGGCGATGGCTGTCTCGCACCGGGGACACCAGTTGACGGGGTGTTCGTCTTGGTACACGTAGCCGTTTCCGGCCATTTCGACGAACGAGCGCTGGGTCTCCCCCCAGTAGTCGGGGTCCATCGTCCGGTATTCGTGGTTCCAGTCCTGTGAGAACCCGAGCGTCCCCATCGTCTCCTTCATCGCACCGATTTGGTCGTTTGTGTGTTCGATACACCACTCCCGGAACTGCTCGCGGGAGACTTCGGTGCGGTGGATGTCGCGGTTCTCTTCGACTTTGACTTCCGTCGGCAGGCCGTGGCAGTCCCAGCCCTGCGGGAACAACACGTCGTCGCCTTTCAGGCGGTGGTACCGCGCCGCGAAGTCCATGTAACACCAGCCGAGTGCGTTCCCGATGTGGAGATTTCCGGTCGGGTACGGCGGCGGCGTGTCGATGATGTAGTCGGGGCGTTCGGGGTCGTCGTCGTAGCTGTACACGTCGGAGTCGGCCCACTCCTCGTGCCACTTCTGTTCTGCGGCGTCGGGGTCGTAGCTGTCAGGAACCTCGCTCATGATTGGGGTGTCGCGTAGACCGGTCGGTAGGCAGTTCGCATGCGCGCCGAGAGAAAGGCGCGGTTACAGTCCACGTACTACCGACTGACTCGCGCTCATACCCGTTGGCATGGCTGTTGCCGATAAAAACCTTCGCTTACCGTCGTCCCGGCGGCGTCGGGGTGTCACAGTCCGCCCGAATGTCCTCACAGGAATGATACTGCTGATTTCGGCCGGGGAAGGCCCGCTTCGAGCGGTAGTGGAAACTGAGATGATTCCCCCACTCCCCGTCGGCCAACAGCCGCGAATCGGCGTCGTGGTACCCCGACTCGTCCGACTCTTTCAGCCACCGGTCGAACCACGCGACGGTGTAGTGGTCGGCGAGGGCGTTGCCGAACTCCCAGGAGGTTGCGGGAAACGTCGGCAGTAGCGACCACTCGTAGTGGGTCCCGCCCCGGACGACGAGTTGATACGCGGGGACGCCGGCCTCCCGGAACCGCTCGAATCCACCCGATTTCCCGTCGGGGTCGGGCGGTCGCTCGTGGGGCGTCGGCGTCAGGAAGTAGTCGCCGGATTGCCCCATCGCGGGGACACGAGGCTCGACGCTACCCTCCGGGACCGTCTCGAAGAAGCGTGCGGCGTCGGTGGCCTCGCTTTCGGGTCCGTCGCCAGCCACGCTGTCGCTGTCGCCGAGGTTGTCCCAGGCGACGACCGCATCGACGGGGTTGTCGCCGCTGGTCGGCCACGGCTCCAGTCCCTGTACGATGCTCGCGCCAATGGCGCCGGCAGAGTGGCCGGCGATACCGAGCCGAGAGTGGTCCAGCCGGTCGAAGACGGGATTGTACTCGACGACCGGTGCGTCGTCGTCGCGGTCGTAGGCGGCGTTCGGCGCGTACGGCTCCTCGGGCGTCGAGTGGAAGAAGTCGATAGCGTCGATTTGGTTCGTCACGAACACCTCACCGTTGGCGTTGCCGCCGGGTTCGCCCGAGGGCGTGAGACTGTCCGAACGACCCTGTCCGCGGGGGTCGTAGGTCAACACGACGTAGCCCGCCGCGACGAGCGACTGGGCGGCCCACCAGTACAGCGGTTCGGGCGCCTGTACCGACCCGTTCGTGATGACGATGCCAGGGCGGGCCTCGTCGGCCTCCGCTTCGACGGGCGTCCAGACGTGGCCGGAGAGCCGAGCGCCCTCGCGGTCGTAGAAGGCGACACGGCGACGTTCACCGACGGTGCCGTAGAAGTTCCGAGCGTCGATGTCGCGGTACAGCGCGGGGTCGCCGGTGCACTGTTCGCCCCACGTCGCACAGAGGTTCGCGTGGCTCCGCCAGCCGGGTTCGGCGGCGACGCGTTCGGCGTAACTCGCGGCGTTTTCGGTGCTTCGCCGCTGCCAGCGCCGCATGAAATCCGGGTCGGAGGTCTGCTCTGCGGGTGCCTCCTGTGTCTTCGCGTAGTTGCGAAACTCCCGACGCAACCACTCGGGGTCGGAATCCAGCGAATCCAGTTCCGGGAGCGCCGCCGCTTTCCCGCCCCCCAAGGCGGTCGTCGTGAGTCCCGCCGTGGCGGCCAACAGGGTCCGCCGTGTGAACTGCCCGCGCATCCTTTCGAGTCGATGTATCCGTAACTATAGCCAAAGGGTTACTGGCGCCTCTATCCGGTCATTTATGTGCGAACCGGACCCACGACCGGCGGCCGGTGAACGCACGCGGAATCACAACCCTCACTTGCGGCCCCGACGAGGGGTCCGATATGCAACTGGGCGTCATCGGACTTGGCCGGATGGGCCGTATCGTCGTCGACCGGGTACTCGAAGACGGACACGACGTGGTCGCTTTTGACCTCGACGACGACGCCGTCTCGGCGGCGGCCGATGCCGGAGCAACTCCCGCCGACTCAATCGAAGCGCTCGTCTCGGAACTCCCCGAGGCGAAGCGAATCTGGCTGATGGTGCCCGCAGGCGACGCTGTCGACGCGACGCTCGACGACCTCGACCCGCTGCTCGACGCCGACGACGTGGTCGTCGACGGCGGCAACTCCCACTTCGAGCGCTCCGTCGAGCGCGCCGAAGCACTCGACGCGGCGTATCTCGACTGCGGCACGTCGGGCGGCCCCGCTGGCGCCGAGTTGGGCTTTTCGCTGATGGTCGGCGGCCCCGAGTGGGCCTACGAGGCGATGGTGCCCGTCTTCGACGCCGTCGCCACCGGTCCCGACGGCCACGATCGCATGGGCCCCTCCGGGTCGGGCCACTACGTGAAGATGGTCCACAACGGCGTCGAGTACGCGCTGATGCAGGCCTACGGCGAGGGGTTCGAACTGCTCTCCGAAGGACGGTACGACCTCGATATGGAGTCGGTCGCCCGGACGTGGAACAACGGCGCCGTCATCCGATCGTGGCTGCTGGAACTCTGTGAGGAGGCGTTCCGCGAGGAAGGAAACGACCTGGGCGATGTCGACGACCACATCGCCGGGGGTTCGACTGGGACGTGGACCGTCCAAGAGGCGCTCGAACAGGAAATCGCGGTACCGCTCATCTACGAGGCCCTCGGCGAGCGCTTCGACTCCCGCGCCCCTGAGGAGGGGAAATTCTCCCGGCGTCTCGCCAACCGCCTGCGGTATGGCTTCGGTCGACACGAAGTCAAACGGCGGGAGTGACCCGACAGAACACTCATACACGCCGCCGGCGTAGGCCCGCGAAATGACACGCGTCGTCGTCGTCCGCCACGGCGAGACCGACTGGAACAAGAACGGCCGGATGCAGGGGTGGGCCCCCGTCCCGCTGAACGAGCGGGGCCGACAGCAGGCCACGGCCGCCGGCGAGTTCCTCGCTTCGGAGTACGACATCGACCGCGTCTTCTCGTCGGATTCGGTTCGGACTCGCCAGACGGCCGACCGCCTGCTGGAGGGCGTCGGCGAGGTACCCATCGAGTTCGAACCACACTGGCGGGAGCGCGATTTGGGCGTGTATCAGGGCCTCACCTACGGCGACGTCGAGGAGCGCTTCCCGGAGTTCGGTCTCGGCGAAGCCGCCTACGAGGCGTCGCTGCGCATCCCCGAAGGCGGCGAATCGTTGCGAGACGTGGCCGACCGCGTGACCAACCGCTTTTGGTCCGTCGTCGACGCCCACGACGACGCGACGCTGTTGGTCGTCACTCACGGCGGGCCGATTCACGTCCTGCTCGGATACGCCAAGGGAATGGCCCTCGAGGAAGCGCTCGGAAGCCACCATCAGGCCAACTGCGCGGTCAACGAGATTCGGGTCGACGACGGGATGGCGGTCGTTCGGGAGAACGTGACGGAGTGGGAGCGCTAGCGCTTATCCGGCGCCTTCTCGCCCAGCCACTCCTCGTAGAAGGTGTCGATGTCGGGTTCGAAGTTCTGTAAGACGGGATAACCCGCCGGCACGGCGTCCACGTCGAGTTGGGCGAAACAGCCGGGACAGAACCACTCCCGCAGTTGGAACGTCCAGTCGGGGTGTGGCGTCTGGTACTCCGGGTAGATTTCGCGGTGGTCTGCCTCGTCCTCGCGGACGCGGATTCGTGCGTGTTCCTTCCAGTTCTTCTCGACGCCGCAGAACTCGTGGCCACAGTCGCACTTGACGATGCGGCCCTGTTCGGAGCCGACGACGTAGAGGTGGTCGTTCAGCGGGAGCAGGATGGGGTTGTCCCACTCGACGTCCTCCTGTAGCAGTCGTCGGGTCACCTCGAAGCGCTGGTCATCCTTCGGGTCCGGCAACACGTCGTTGCGCAACTCCTCCCAGCCGAGTTCGCCGTCGATGAGCTTTTCGACCTGTTGTCTGTCGGTTTCGGTTGCCATTGTCAGAATCCACTCCTGTCGATGTCCCAGAACTCGTCGAACTCCGCGTCGAACTCCTCGGAGATGTCGAAGGCGTCGACGTACATCTCGGCGACGGGGTCGGAGACGTCGCCGTCCTGAACGCGCTCGCGCTCTGCTTCGAAGAACTCCTCGAAGGGGACGCTCTCCTCGGCGCGCCGCTCTCGAATCTTCTCGCGGGCGGCGTCGGTCGCCTCCTGGTCTATCTCGAAGACGCGGTTCTTCTCGTCGAACTCGCCGACGACGCCGTACACTTTCTCGACGGTCTCCGGCGAGTAGATTTCCTCCTCTACGTCGGCGACGACTTTCTCCAGTGGGCGCTCCAGTGGGTCGCCCCACCCGGGGCCGCCGCCCATCTGGAAGTGCATCACGTCGTGGTTGTCGAACTCCTTGGGGAAGTAGTTCCCACGGTGGGTGCGCTCGATGTCGCCGTCGATGTGTTCTTCGAAACTGCCGGGTGGGGTGTCGCCGGTCGGATACGGTTCGCCCTCCCTGGCCCGGTCGGCGAGGTCGGTGTCGTGGGCGCGGACGGCGTACTTCGTCGACCCGGGGTAGCCGCCGGCCATCCCCGCCGTCGAGAACGCCACGTCGGGGATGGAGGCCTTATACAGCGTGCAGTCCTCGGTACCCATCACGGTCATGACGCCCTCCCACCCGGAGCCACCGCGGTACTTCCCGTGGCCCGCCGAATCGGTCTTCATCTGTCGGGAGAGGTACTGGGTCCCCCACTGGACCATCTCCCACTCCTCTACGTCGCCCATGTCGGCCTCGGGGTTCCACATCGCATAGCCGTGGTCGAGGCCGTCCCGGACGGCCGACGCCCCCAACCCCTGACAGGAGAGGTCGAAGGGGCTGACGGGGAAGTAATCGCCCACTTCGTCGGGAATCATCTGGGCCATGCTCTCCATCAGCGTCCCGCCGCCCTGAACGGTGTCGGTGGTCTCGGAGTAGCCGGTGACGACCTCCTCGCGGAAGCCGCGGGAGAAAAACGCCTGCGAGACGTTCTGCCACACCGACTGGAACGCCGGCATGATGGTCCCCCACGGCGCGTGAAACGACAACTGTGGGTCGTCGGGGTTCGTCAGGCTCCCCTCCGGGAAGTTCGTCTCCAAGGCGTAGTGAGAGCCGTCGTTGACTTTTCCGTCGTGGAGCAGACACTGGGTGAGCGACACCCACAGCCCGCCGGTCATCGACCCCTCGGCGGCGTTGAAGGAGTGTTTCCCCTGCGAGGAGGTCCCCTCCATGTCCAGCGACATCGTGCCGTCGGCGTTGATGTCCATCTCGACGGGGAGGTGATGGAGGCTGTCTTTCTGCTGTTCGGGCTTCCAGCCCTCCTCGGCCAGCGGCAGGCCGACGAATGAACTGTTCCGGTAGGTGCCGGGGAACAGTCGCTCCTGGACGCGGGACTCCATCGTCCGGCGGCCCTCCTCGACGGCCTCTCGGGTGAACTGCTTGAACGTCTCGGCGCCCACGTCGTCGATAATCTCGTGGACGGCCTCTCGAATCATGTGACAGCCGGCGAGACGGCACTTCTCGTCTAGGTCCCAGTACATCGGCGTCCGGGTCGACCGCTCGCCGCGGGTCTTCCAGTCCTGATACAGTTCGTCGCCCTCGCCGATTTTCTCACACGTCGCGTAGATGCCGTCCTCGAAGCGGGAGGTGTGGACGATGGAGGTGTGGCCCTGTGAGGCGCCGCCGATGTCGGCCTCGTGGGTGACGCCGTCGGCCCACGCCACCAACTCCCCGTCGTGGAAGATGGGGACGATGGTGTGGACGTCCGTCGTGTGGACGTTGCCGAGGTCGTTGTCGTTGTTGCAGAACACGTCGCCGGGTTCGATGCCGCGGTCGTGTTCGTAGTCCTCCTCTATCATCCACTTGATGGCCAGCGAGCCGGTGTGGACGTGGACGATGATGCCCGTCGAGACGGCGATGGAGTCGCCCTCCGGGGTGTAAATCTGGAAGCACAGTTCGCCGATTTCCCGGACGATGGGCGACGCCGAGACGTGGAGTGCGGTCTCCCGGGCAGAGACCAACGCCCCACGGAGCCGGGAGTAGAGCCGCTCGTACTCGAAGCGGTTCTCCTCTTTCAATTCGAGGTCCTCCAACCCTCGGTAGTGGCCGGTCTCCTCGGTTAACCGCTCGGTCTCTGCGAGCATCGACTGCAACGATTGCCCGTCCCAGCCGATTTCGCCCCCGTTGGTCAGCTTCTCCGTGACGGCGAGTTTCTCCTCGCCGACTTTGTCGTTCTCGATGCTCATTGTTCCTGTAGGTGGTAGATTCGGTTCTCGTCGAGCGGTGCCTCATACCCCGGCGGCACGAGGATGGTCGTCGCGGGCGCCTCGATGACCGAGGGGCCCTCGATGCGGTTGCCCGGCTGGATGTCGCGCATCTGCCAGAGGTCGGCGGCGTGCCAGGCGTCGTCCCAGTAGATGTCCCGGGTGCCCTTGTGGGCGTCCTCGGGTGGCGTCTCACCGCGTAACTCCTCGTGGGGGATGGTCGGCTTCGCCGAGGGGCCGACGCCGACGCCGATGGCCATCGTAATCTGATAGCCGTTCTCCGGCGACTTCGCGGCGCGCTGGAACACTTGGTCGAACTTCGCCTCGTAGCGGTCGATGACGTCTTCGACGCCCTCGCTGTCGATGCCTTCCTCGTCGTCCCAGACCTCGCCGATGTCGACTTCGAGGTCGTCGAGCATCCCGAGATACTGGATGCGAAGCGACGGCTGGAACTCGACGGTTTCGGGGTCGACGCCGTCGCGGTCGAAGGCCGTCTCCGCCCGTTTGCGGAGGGTTTCGAGGGTGTCGTTGATGGAGTACGCCACCGAAGAGGCGTTCGAGAAATCCGGCTGGAGTATCTCGTCGACCGACTGGTCGTAGCGATAGGCCGAGTCGGCACACGCACAGCCGAACGCCGAAAACGCCGCCGCCCACTGTGGGATGAGGATGTCCTCGAACTCCAGTCCGCGGCTGTAGCCGGCGGCGTGCAGCGGCCCGCCGCCGCCGTAGCTCATCAGCGTGTAGTTCTCCGGGGAGTAGCCCAACCCGAGGATGAGGCCGCGGAGTTCGTTCGACATGTCGCGTTCGACGATGTCGAGGACGCCGCGGGCCGTCTCGATGGGGTCCTCGTCGAGCGGACTCGCTATCTGGTCGTCGATGGCGTCGATGGCCACCTCGCGGTCCATCGGGATGTCGCCGCCGAGGAACGAATCGGGGTTGAGATAGCCGAGGGCGAGCGTGCAGTCGGTGACCGTCACCGTGTCCACGTCGCTGTCCATGTTCGAGTAGCCGACCTTGTACCCCGCCGAATCGGGGCCGACCTCGATGCGCTCGGAGGTCCGGTCGACGCGGACGTACGACCCCGTCCCCGACCCGATGGTGTCCATCGCCGTCATCGGGATGTTCACCATGAACTGCGCGAGGCTCTGGTCCCACCGGGTGGGGTAGTGGCCCTCGGTGATGAGTCCCACGTCGAAGGAGGTCCCACCCACGTCCGAGCAGACGAGGTTGTCGATGTCGAGTTCCTCGGCGAGGAACTCCCCACCGAAGATGCCGCCGATGGGACCGGACAGCATCGTATCGACCAGCCAGTCGTGTTCGGGGGCGACCGTCCCGCCCGAGGAGGTGAGCACCCGGACGGGTGATTCCGAGCCCAACTCGGTGAAGCCGTCGTCGACCTGCCGGAGTTGTTCGCGGGAGGGTTCGGCGGCGTAGGCCTCGATGACCAAAGTGTTCAGTCGCGGCAACTCCCCGCGAATCGGCTTCTGTTCGGAGGACAGCCAGATGGGGACCGACTCGCCGCGCTTTTCCATCACCTCTTCGGCGATTTCCTTGATTTTCTGCTCGTGGTTGTCGTTGAGATACGAGTAGACGAGGCAGACGCAGATGACCCGAACGCCGCGGTCGAGCAGGTCGTGAATCGCGTCGTAGGCCTCGTCTTCGTACAGCGGCAGCGTCGGTAGCCCGGTCATGTTCATCCGGCCGCGGACGCCGCGGATGTTCTCCCGCGGGACGAGCGGTTCGGGGTGTTCGTGTTCGCGGGCATGGAGGCGACCCGCATACGAGCGGTCCGCCCACGACTGGATGCCGCGGCCGAACCGGAGTTGGTCCTCCATGCCGCCGTTGGTGATGACGCCGATGTTTCCCGACCCCTCTCGTTCGAGCAGGCGGTTCAACATCGCCGTCCCGGAGTAGACGATGCCCTCCAGTTCGCCGGCACCATCGGTAGGGTCGAGGCCCCAGTTGTCGACGGCGTCGGCGAAGGAGTTCGTCGTACACACCGACTCGTCGTCGGGCGTCGTCTGTGCCTTTCCGACGGTGTAGTTCGCCTCGTCGTCGACGACGAAGGTGTCGGTCATCGTCCCGCCGGTGTCCATCGCGAGTAGACGCGGACGGTTGTGGTCGTCGTCGGCGCTCACGACGACCACCCATGTTCTGTGTTACTGTGGCTCACGGCAACGGGTACTGAACACGATTAATAATGTAGTTGTAGCCTCGCACCGGAGGGGGGTTGAAATATCGACAGGCGTTTGTACGTTTATCGGTAACAACACACGATGACTACGGAGCCCGAAGTCGTCGTCGCAGTCGGAAATCCCGACCACGTCGAGCAGTTGGTTCGAACCGCGGGCGACCTCGCCCGGGCCCGAGACGGCCGGATTCGACTAGTGAGCGTCGCCGTCAAATCCCACGACTCGCCGTTCGAACTGTTCTCCGACGAGACGATTCGACGAGAGTACTCGGGAAACCGACAGGCGCTGTTGGACCGGGCGACGGCGACCGCACCGTCGGACGTTCCCGTCGAAGCCGAACTCGTCGTCGCGAAGTCGGTTGCGGCAGGCGTGTTGGACGTGGCGGCCGCCCCTGCCGTCGAAGCGCTCTTCATCGGCTGGCACGGGCCGTCCCGACGTTCGGAGGTCGTTCTCGGAACGAGCGTCGACAGGCTACTCCGTCGGGCCCCCTGTGATGTCTACGTCGAGCGCATCGGCCGTACCGCCGATGGGGTCAACCGAGTGCTCCTGCCGGTGGCCGGTGGACCACACGTCCGGCCGGCGGCGACAGCCGCGGCGGCCATCGCCGCCAGCAACGACGCGACGGTGACCGTGGTGTCCGTGATACCGCCGGGAGCAGACCGCGAGGAACCTCGTAGATGGCTCACGGCCGCCGTCGAGGCGCTCTCGGCGACACCCGGTCCGGAGGTGACAATCGAGACGGGGGTACGCGAGTCCGACAACGTCGAGGACACCCTCGTCGAGACTGCCACCGACTACGACGTCTTCGTTTTCGGTGCCACCAGACAGAGCGGACTCCGGAAGCGACTCGTCGGGTCGGTCCCGCGTCGCGTCGCCGACCGAACCGACCGGACGGTCCTGTTGGCTCGGGCGGCCGACGCCGTCGACGGTCCGCTGCGCTCGATTATCAGTCGCCTCGAATCCCGCCGCCGCCGGGGCATATGACGGCGACGTTCTGGGCACTCGTCGGATTCGCGGCGCTGGCCGGGCTGTTCATGGCGTGGGCGCTCGGAGCCAACAGCAACTCCCCGCCGTTCGCCCCGGCGGTCGGTGCCAACGCCGTCCCGACGATGCGTGCGGCGTTTCTCATCGGCATCTTCGCCGCGCTCGGGGCGCTCACACAGGGCGGGAGCATCTCCGAGACCGTCGGCACGAGCCTCATCGGCGGCGTCGCCATCACGCCGCTGGCGGCGACGGCTGGTCTCCTCACCGCCGCGACGTTCATGGCACTCGGCGTCTACTCCGGCTACCCGATTCCCGCCGCCTTCGCCACGACCGGCGCTATCGTCGGCGTGGGACTCTCACTCGGCGGCA contains:
- a CDS encoding hydantoinase B/oxoprolinase family protein, whose translation is MSIENDKVGEEKLAVTEKLTNGGEIGWDGQSLQSMLAETERLTEETGHYRGLEDLELKEENRFEYERLYSRLRGALVSARETALHVSASPIVREIGELCFQIYTPEGDSIAVSTGIIVHVHTGSLAIKWMIEEDYEHDRGIEPGDVFCNNDNDLGNVHTTDVHTIVPIFHDGELVAWADGVTHEADIGGASQGHTSIVHTSRFEDGIYATCEKIGEGDELYQDWKTRGERSTRTPMYWDLDEKCRLAGCHMIREAVHEIIDDVGAETFKQFTREAVEEGRRTMESRVQERLFPGTYRNSSFVGLPLAEEGWKPEQQKDSLHHLPVEMDINADGTMSLDMEGTSSQGKHSFNAAEGSMTGGLWVSLTQCLLHDGKVNDGSHYALETNFPEGSLTNPDDPQLSFHAPWGTIMPAFQSVWQNVSQAFFSRGFREEVVTGYSETTDTVQGGGTLMESMAQMIPDEVGDYFPVSPFDLSCQGLGASAVRDGLDHGYAMWNPEADMGDVEEWEMVQWGTQYLSRQMKTDSAGHGKYRGGSGWEGVMTVMGTEDCTLYKASIPDVAFSTAGMAGGYPGSTKYAVRAHDTDLADRAREGEPYPTGDTPPGSFEEHIDGDIERTHRGNYFPKEFDNHDVMHFQMGGGPGWGDPLERPLEKVVADVEEEIYSPETVEKVYGVVGEFDEKNRVFEIDQEATDAAREKIRERRAEESVPFEEFFEAERERVQDGDVSDPVAEMYVDAFDISEEFDAEFDEFWDIDRSGF
- a CDS encoding hydantoinase/oxoprolinase family protein, yielding MSADDDHNRPRLLAMDTGGTMTDTFVVDDEANYTVGKAQTTPDDESVCTTNSFADAVDNWGLDPTDGAGELEGIVYSGTAMLNRLLEREGSGNIGVITNGGMEDQLRFGRGIQSWADRSYAGRLHAREHEHPEPLVPRENIRGVRGRMNMTGLPTLPLYEDEAYDAIHDLLDRGVRVICVCLVYSYLNDNHEQKIKEIAEEVMEKRGESVPIWLSSEQKPIRGELPRLNTLVIEAYAAEPSREQLRQVDDGFTELGSESPVRVLTSSGGTVAPEHDWLVDTMLSGPIGGIFGGEFLAEELDIDNLVCSDVGGTSFDVGLITEGHYPTRWDQSLAQFMVNIPMTAMDTIGSGTGSYVRVDRTSERIEVGPDSAGYKVGYSNMDSDVDTVTVTDCTLALGYLNPDSFLGGDIPMDREVAIDAIDDQIASPLDEDPIETARGVLDIVERDMSNELRGLILGLGYSPENYTLMSYGGGGPLHAAGYSRGLEFEDILIPQWAAAFSAFGCACADSAYRYDQSVDEILQPDFSNASSVAYSINDTLETLRKRAETAFDRDGVDPETVEFQPSLRIQYLGMLDDLEVDIGEVWDDEEGIDSEGVEDVIDRYEAKFDQVFQRAAKSPENGYQITMAIGVGVGPSAKPTIPHEELRGETPPEDAHKGTRDIYWDDAWHAADLWQMRDIQPGNRIEGPSVIEAPATTILVPPGYEAPLDENRIYHLQEQ
- a CDS encoding universal stress protein, translating into MTTEPEVVVAVGNPDHVEQLVRTAGDLARARDGRIRLVSVAVKSHDSPFELFSDETIRREYSGNRQALLDRATATAPSDVPVEAELVVAKSVAAGVLDVAAAPAVEALFIGWHGPSRRSEVVLGTSVDRLLRRAPCDVYVERIGRTADGVNRVLLPVAGGPHVRPAATAAAAIAASNDATVTVVSVIPPGADREEPRRWLTAAVEALSATPGPEVTIETGVRESDNVEDTLVETATDYDVFVFGATRQSGLRKRLVGSVPRRVADRTDRTVLLARAADAVDGPLRSIISRLESRRRRGI